Proteins co-encoded in one Prunus persica cultivar Lovell chromosome G6, Prunus_persica_NCBIv2, whole genome shotgun sequence genomic window:
- the LOC109949471 gene encoding uncharacterized protein LOC109949471 → MMWWYLSRTPSSASNAKPSDQYSTITLHNSIFPVSDSGLFNDICIVEIPNKPLIDHNKDNNKSSSKQVETFPCSSWEWFAYQFSPTQFHSVVVPRVLSPVFRIQVIGVLPEHFLCAKLVQSPHQPHATLCTYSCSENSLHDVPKMNCEDRNPFGAACALRDDWLYVAGGYKGKSSNIDPSSYLNSVERLNLKTWEWQSLQNMQEPRAFADGFTHKGRFFVVGGSATLKHSAEIYNPSTNSWVCLKSFVPKEADGFTAASLNGRLMLLTWSDQLGVKLWLWTVLVNPNLICRCRLISFFPNQIVERPRLKSHGAKMVQVGGKEVWVLVGESDRFCLQVDGSNALPVFPAPMFRPGDGHEAVQKGHIYAFSFTDGVGLSWRKIPVYSI, encoded by the exons ATGATGTGGTGGTACCTTAGCAGAACACCTTCTTCAGCTTCAAATGCCAAACCCAGTGATCAATATTCCACCATTACTTTACACAATTCCATCTTCCCAGTTTCTGATTCTGGCCTTTTCAATGATATTTGCATTGTTGAAATCCCAAACAAACCCCTCATTGATCACAACAAagacaacaacaaaagcagCAGCAAACAAGTAGAGACCTTTCCATGTTCATCATGGGAATGGTTTGCCTATCAATTCTCTCCAACCCAATTCCATTCTGTGGTTGTCCCTCGGGTTCTGTCGCCGGTGTTCAGAATCCAAGTTATTGGGGTCCTGCCTGAACATTTCTTGTGTGCCAAGCTGGTGCAGAGTCCTCATCAGCCTCATGCCACCCTGTGTACCTATTCATGCAGTGAAAATTCGCTTCATGATGTGCCTAAAATGAATTGTGAGGATCGGAACCCGTTCGGTGCTGCCTGTGCCCTTCGTGATGACTGGCTTTATGTTGCAGGAGGCTATAAGGGCAAATCTTCCA ATATTGATCCTTCATCTTACTTGAATTCGGTTGAACGATTGAACCTGAAGACATGGGAATGGCAATCACTGCAAAACATGCAAGAACCGCGAGCATTTGCAGACGGCTTTACTCACAAGGGCAGGTTTTTCGTGGTCGGTGGTAGCGCAACTCTCAAGCACTCGGCTGAAATCTACAACCCCAGCACCAACTCCTGGGTGTGCTTAAAGTCATTTGTGCCCAAGGAGGCAGATGGGTTCACTGCAGCATCACTCAACGGGCGCTTAATGTTACTTACTTGGTCAGATCAGTTAGGTGTGAAGCTGTGGCTTTGGACTGTATTGGTTAATCCAAATTTGATATGCAGGTGCAGATTGATCAGTTTCTTTCCAAACCAAATTGTTGAGAGGCCAAGACTAAAATCACATGGAGCAAAAATGGTTCAAGTTGGGGGAAAGGAGGTGTGGGTTTTGGTGGGAGAGAGTGATAGATTTTGCCTGCAGGTTGATGGATCAAATGCCTTGCCAGTTTTCCCAGCACCAATGTTTAGGCCTGGTGATGGGCATGAAGCTGTGCAAAAGGGTCATATCTATGCCTTTTCTTTCACGGATGGAGTTGGATTAAGTTGGAGAAAAATCCCTGTTTACTCAATTTGA
- the LOC18774408 gene encoding outer envelope pore protein 16, chloroplastic, with the protein MPRSSFSGMISGPRVDVIIDLGNPLLNHTVDGFLKIGTVAATRAAAEDAYSMVKKGSISTHDAEHTLKKMCKEGAYWGTVAGVYVGAEYGLERVRGTRDWKNAMMGGALTGALVSAATNKGKDKVIVDAITGGAIATAVEFINYLT; encoded by the exons atgccaAGAAGCAGTTTCTCAGGGATGATATCAGGGCCAAGGGTTGACGTGATAATCGACTTGGGGAACCCCTTGCTCAACCATACCGTCGATGGCTTCTTGAAGATCGGAACC GTCGCTGCTACAAGAGCTGCTGCAGAGGATGCTTACTCGATGGTCAAGAaag GGAGCATTTCCACTCACGATGCTGAGCACACT TTGAAGAAGATGTGTAAAGAAGGTGCATATTGGG GAACTGTAGCCGGAGTGTATGTGGGAGCAGAGTATGGTTTAGAAAGGGTCCGTGGCACCAGagactgg AAGAATGCCATGATGGGGGGTGCTTTGACAGGGGCTCTAGTATCTGCAGCCACCAATAAGGGCAAGGATAAAGTTATTGTGGATGCAATTACAGGAGGTGCCATTGCAACCGCTGTGGAATTCATCAACTATCTCACCTGA
- the LOC18773025 gene encoding pentatricopeptide repeat-containing protein At1g07590, mitochondrial, with protein sequence MQTLYLVIQRRFVQAKPQTVYVPYFSANKISSSFKFFLCTQTPNDFTGKVSESKREEPRSCLSYRIEKLPNGEPVGSAFQSWMGDGFPIHRGDIFHAINRLRKLKLNKRALEVMEWVIRERPYRPKELDYSYLLEFTTKFHGISQGKELFTRVPLEFQNELLYNNLVIACLDKGAIRLPLECMKKMRELGHPISHLVFNRLIILHSSSRRKKLIVKILAQMRADKVVLHASTFNILMKIEANEHNIEGLMKVYSDMKRAKVEPNEISHCIVATAHAVARLYTAAEAYVEALEKSVTGSNWSTLDVLIMLYGYLGKEKELERTWGLVKELPHVRSKSYVMAIEAFGRISQLSRAEELWLEMKAEKGLKTTEQFNSMISVYCKHGLIDKASKLFREIKADGCKPNAITFRHLALGCLKAGLVEEAIKTLEMGMSSTMSNGVRNSTPWLETTHSIIEAFAENGDVGNVEKLFEELTKAKYARHTFVYNTLIKAYVKAKIYDSNLLKRMILGGARPDAETYSLMKLEEQFRT encoded by the exons ATGCAAACGCTGTACCTTGTGATACAGCGCAGGTTCGTTCAGGCAAAACCTCAAACAGTTTATGTCCCATATTTTTCTGCCAATAAAATCTCGTCTAgcttcaaattttttctttgcaCCCAAACACCAAATGATTTTACCGGGAAAGTCTCTGAGTCAAAACGAGAAGAACCCAGGTCCTGCTTATCTTATAGGATTGAGAAGCTgccaaatggagaaccagTTGGGTCTGCTTTCCAGAGCTGGATGGGTGATGGATTTCCCATTCATAGAGGTGACATCTTTCACGCCATTAACCGTCTTAGGAAGCTCAAGTTGAATAAACGCGCTCTTGag GTAATGGAATGGGTGATCAGAGAAAGGCCCTACAGGCCAAAGGAACTAGACTACTCTTATCTGTTGGAATTTACAACCAAGTTTCATGGGATATCTCAAGGTAAAGAACTCTTTACACGCGTTCCTCTTGAGTTTCAAAATGAGCTGCTTTACAACAATCTTGTGATTGCTTGCTTGGATAAGGGTGCAATAAGGCTTCCACTTGAGTGTATGAAGAAAATGAGGGAATTGGGTCATCCCATTTCACACTTGGTATTTAATCGACTCATTATTCTCCATTCCTCTTCAAGGCGTAAAAAGTTGATTGTAAAAATCCTTGCACAAATGAGGGCTGATAAAGTGGTTCTACATGCCTCCACATTCAACATTCTCATGAAAATAGAAGCCAACGAACACAATATTGAAGGATTGATGAAGGTATACTCCGATATGAAGCGAGCAAAAGTTGAGCCGAATGAAATATCTCACTGCATCGTAGCTACTGCACATGCAGTGGCAAGGTTGTATACCGCAGCTGAAGCGTATGTTGAAGCCTTAGAGAAGTCAGTTACAGGTAGTAACTGGTCAACACTTGATGTTCTAATTATGTTGTATGGTTATTTAGGGAAGGAGAAGGAGTTAGAGAGAACTTGGGGTTTAGTGAAGGAACTCCCCCATGTTCGGTCTAAAAGTTATGTGATGGCAATTGAAGCATTTGGTAGAATCAGCCAACTGAGCCGAGCTGAAGAACTTTGGTTAGAGATGAAGGCAGAAAAAGGGTTGAAAACTACTGAGCAGTTCAATTCTATGATATCTGTGTATTGCAAGCATGGGCTTATCGATAAAGCGTCTAAGCTTTTCAGGGAAATAAAGGCGGATGGGTGCAAACCAAATGCCATAACCTTTCGCCATCTTGCTTTGGGTTGCTTAAAAGCAGGATTGGTAGAGGAAGCCATTAAGACTCTAGAGATGGGGATGAGTTCGACAATGAGCAATGGTGTCAGGAATTCTACCCCATGGTTGGAGACCACTCATTCAATAATTGAGGCTTTCGCTGAGAATGGTGATGTAGGGAACGTTGAGAAGTTGTTTGAAGAACTTACTAAAGCCAAGTATGCAAGACATACTTTTGTATACAACACTTTAATTAAGGCTTATGTGAAGGCCAAAATTTATGATTCGAATCTTTTGAAGAGGATGATTCTAGGAGGCGCAAGGCCAGATGCCGAAACCTATAGTCTGATGAAACTTGAGGAGCAGTTTCGAACCTGA
- the LOC18773737 gene encoding metallothionein-like protein type 2: protein MSCGNGNCSCGSNCSCGSSCNCAYPDLSYSETTSTETIIAGVAPVKMYYEGSEMSYGAENDCKCGANCSCSSCGCHK from the exons atgtCTTGCGGCAACGGTAATTGCAGCTGTGGCTCAAACTGCTCCTGCGGCAGTAGCTGCAA tTGTGCCTACCCTGACTTGAGTTACTCAGAGACCACTTCTACTGAGACCATCATTGCTGGGGTTGCACCTGTGAAGAT GTACTATGAGGGTTCTGAGATGAGCTATGGAGCAGAGAATGACTGCAAGTGTGGAGCAAACTGCAGCTGCAGCTCATGTGGCTGCCACAAATGA
- the LOC18772066 gene encoding metallothionein-like protein type 2, whose amino-acid sequence MSCSCGSNCSCGSDCKCGKKYPDLEYSETTSTQTIIAGVAPVKMYYEGSEMSYGAENDCKCGSSCSCSSCSCNK is encoded by the exons atgtCTTGCAGCTGTGGCTCAAACTGCTCCTGCGGCAGTGACTGCAA ATGTGGAAAAAAATACCCTGACCTTGAATACTCAGAGACCACTTCTACTCAGACCATCATTGCTGGGGTTGCACCTGTGAAGAT GTACTATGAGGGTTCTGAGATGAGCTATGGAGCAGAGAATGACTGCAAGTGTGGCTCAAGCTGCAGCTGCAGCTCATGCAGCTGCAACAAATGA
- the LOC18772073 gene encoding probable GTP-binding protein OBGM, mitochondrial, with amino-acid sequence MRVHLTKSLLHIKALRQSSKSPWLFLCSSSYCDAPHKKSKLAPLQERRMIDRFRLYAKGGGGGSGCTSTRRSRHDHRGRPDGGNGGRGGDVILECSPRVWDFSGLQPHLIAQRGGHGSSKNKIGTRGADKVAQVPIGTVIHIMKGEIPSVVVSHFSEDLDPWEIPGMPIGDATGSDQHSALTSLNTEEDTGSSSSQSQRTVEESAGKITQVGSTDIHPQSSSSSSESCTEDETEKKEQLQLNVAELTVQGQQITIARGGEGGLGNVSSVKVFDDEESSIRVGLPGSEAVLILELKSIADVSLVGMPNAGKSTLLGAISRAKPAVGHYAFTTLRPNLGNLNFEDFSLTVADVPGLIKGAHENRGLGHAFLRHIERTKVIAYVVDLASALDGRKGTPPWEQLRDLVLELEYHLEGLSNRPSLIVANKIDEDGAEEVYEELKRRVQDVSIFPVCAVLEEGVPELKTGLRMLVNGEISDRLHLDKIMVD; translated from the exons ATGCGGGTGCACCTTACAAAATCGCTTTTGCACATAAAGGCCTTGAGGCAGTCTTCCAAGTCTCCATGGCTTTTTTTGTGTTCTTCTTCCTACTGTGATGCTCCTCACAAGAAGTCAAAGCTTGCCCCTCTACAG gAAAGGAGAATGATAGACAGGTTCAGGCTTTATGCtaaaggtggtggtggtggcagtggTTGCACCAGCACTCGTCGTAGTCGGCATGATCACCGTGGAAGACCTGATG GTGGGAATGGTGGAAGAGGTGGTGATGTGATTTTGGAATGTTCCCCAAGAGTTTGGGACTTCAGTGGTTTGCAACCTCACCTT ATTGCACAGAGAGGGGGACATGGATCctcaaagaataaaattgGCACCCGAGGAGCAGATAAG gttGCCCAAGTGCCCATAGGCACTGTGATTCATATTATGAAGGGTGAAATTCCTTCTGTAGTTGTAAGCCATTTTTCTGAagatttggatccatgggagATTCCAGGTATGCCTATTGGTGATGCAACTGGATCTGACCAGCACTCTGCCCTTACTAGCCTAAATACAGAAGAGGATACTGGCAGCTCATCATCTCAATCTCAAAGAACTGTTGAGGAATCAGCTGGCAAAATCACCCAAGTTGGATCAACTGATATTCATCCtcaatcttcatcttcttcatctgagAGTTGCACAGAAGATGAGacagagaaaaaagaacaacTTCAGTTGAATGTTGCTGAATTGACTGTACAAGGTCAACAAATAACTATTGCTCGTGGAGGGGAAGGTGGTTTGGGTAATGTGTCCTCTGTGAAAGTATTTGATGATGAGGAGTCGTCCATTCGTGTTGGTTTGCCTGGTTCTGAAGCTGTTCTTATATTAGAGCTAAAGAGCATTGCTGATGTGAGCCTAGTGGGAATGCCAAATGCCGGTAAAAGCACTCTATTAGGGGCTATATCGAGGGCTAAGCCTGCAGTGGGCCATTATGCCTTCACAACTCTTAGACCCAACTTGGGGAATCTGAACTTTGAGGACTTTTCACTCACAGTTGCTGATGTTCCAGGACTCATCAAGGGTGCACATGAGAATCGTGGACTTGGACATGCATTCCTGCGGCACATAGAACGAACAAAAGTTATAGCTTATGTGGTAGACTTGGCTTCTGCATTGGATGGTAGAAAGGGAACCCCGCCTTGGGAACAGCTTAGGGATTTAGTTTTAGAGCTTGAGTACCATCTAGAGGGTTTATCAAATCGGCCATCCTTGATAGTAGCAAATAAAATAGATGAAGACGGTGCTGAAGAAGTGTATGAAGAATTGAAAAGAAGGGTGCAAGATGTTTCTATATTCCCTGTATGTGCTGTTTTGGAGGAAGGAGTGCCAGAGCTAAAAACTGGTCTTAGGATGCTTGTGAATGGTGAAATTTCAGACAGACTCCATTTAGATAAAATTATGGTTGACTAA
- the LOC109949462 gene encoding uncharacterized protein LOC109949462 codes for MGKQLQRQDSGVESNRPGCMWSLMHMLDYHHWNNVKNMLPHRKRAGGRRVRCNYGSRKATLNSRDVGQREEFAAADAEPLLVQHPSTETSSAKKRSGKSRTKASSAKEKPREESTKSWILSFHVQSWLWRTSEVHDVQPSENCLDKTGKRGSTSPSKKQALSTEESEKVMELAPNKKPTKTNQAHKDISSDQFNDHADILEIFKANKEFFFKILQDPDVNTNQFPGLQNSKNKVRLTKSRSFPVADSSQARNIRPKSTLKHKQNEVWSFPKGEILLSGTQTPKLVTSESQEDYSMKSMPYVAGDISVGSSVMKQETSFSSPGLPEGFSHRGWNQLVINRFKDITQKLMHAIQEGKKENADPSIKALFRKDPSGCDEKELSETPDIAMGQQRNKVDGFDDNLGKPRIGRVRRTSSLDESLNRYTQLFESSYSSDQSKWDRSRSLKLKSEEKVPSTGNAQKFTRRNLSLPDLDYFCSTLNGAPKDAFRLGMPVKNAVDHNTNKENDGHVDPKSVSFPVDTDKSEQLDAITETEFQNNMVERSENSGNIVDTKDLDEHLVETAIGEIITHQKQEIGLRMNPESELAEPIESSILEPNLSDYITSHAEFSTSEGSEINPRSSHVNESDSLPASCNTVNTEIEHKSVDNHSARFVFNKVDDPDSEFNYVKYVLELSGFIGHEDLGTWHSQDQPLDPALFKELEACFQHELDHQLLFDLVNETLLEVYERSYTYFPRALSLSGCIRPMPKGHHLLDDVWTRVSSYLSLRPEMDQSLDDVVARDLAKGDRWMNQQWDTECVALELEDLIFDELLDEAICI; via the exons atgggaaagcAATTGCAGCGCCAGGACTCTGGTGTTGAGAGCAACCGTCCAGGCTGCATGTGGAGCCTAATGCATATGCTTGATTACCATCATTGGAACAATGTCAAAAATATGCTTCCACACAGAAAGCGCGCCGGAGGGAGAAGAGTCAGAT GCAACTATGGAAGTAGGAAAGCAACTTTGAACAGTCGTGACGTTGGTCAAAGGGAAGAATTTGCAGCTGCTGATGCTGAACCTTTGCTG GTTCAACATCCCAGTACAGAAACTAGCTCAGCAAAGAAAAGGTCTGGTAAATCTCGCACAAAAGCATCAAGTGCTAAAGAGAAACCTCGTGAAGAAAGCACCAAAAGCTGGATTTTAAGCTTCCATGTGCAATCATGGTTGTGGCGTACGAGCGAAGTGCATGATGTACAGCCTTCAGAAAATTGTTTGGATAAAACAGGAAAGAGAGGCAGCACTAGTCCCAGCAAGAAACAGGCACTTTCTAcagaagaaagtgaaaaagTCATGGAATTGGCACCGAACAAGAAGCCAACAAAGACTAACCAGGCACACAAAGACATTTCCAGTGACCAGTTTAATGACCATGCTGATATTCTGGAGATATTTAAGGCAAACAaggaatttttctttaaaatcctACAAGATCCAGATGTTAATACAAACCAGTTTCCTGGCCTGCAAAATTCCAAGAACAAAGTCAGACTAACAAAATCAAGGTCATTTCCTGTAGCTGATTCATCTCAAGCTAGAAATATTAGGCCTAAGAGCACACTCAAACACAAGCAGAATGAAGTTTGGTCCTTCCCCAAAGGAGAAATACTGCTTTCTGGTACTCAGACACCAAAGTTAGTGACATCCGAATCTCAAGAGGATTATTCTATGAAGTCCATGCCTTACGTGGCTGGTGATATCAGTGTAGGCAGCAGTGtcatgaaacaagaaacaagcTTTTCTTCTCCGGGTTTGCCTGAGGGATTTAGTCACCGAGGGTGGAATCAGTTGGTCATAAATCGTTTCAAAGATATAACGCAGAAGCTAATGCATGCAATTCAGGAGGGCAAGAAGGAAAATGCTGACCCTTCCATCAAGGCACTCTTCCGGAAAGACCCTTCTGGATGTGATGAGAAAGAATTGTCTGAAACTCCGGATATAGCCATGGGACAACAGAGAAACAAGGTGGATGGTTTTGATGATAATCTTGGGAAGCCAAGAATTGGCCGTGTAAGAAGAACCTCCTCTTTAGATGAGTCACTAAATAGATATACTCAGTTGTTTGAGTCTAGTTACAGCAGTGATCAAAGCAAGTGGGATCGCTCTAGGAGCTTAAAGTtgaaaagtgaagaaaaagttCCTTCAACTGGGAATGCTCAGAAATTCACTAGAAGGAATCTCTCATTGCCTGATCTTGACTATTTTTGTTCCACCTTAAATGGGGCACCGAAAGATGCTTTTCGTTTAGGGATGCCAGTTAAAAATGCTGTGGACCACAATACGAATAAGGAAAATGATGGTCATGTTGATCCCAAGTCAGTGAGCTTTCCTGTAGATACAGATAAGTCTGAACAACTAGATGCTATTACAGAGACAGAGTTTCAGAATAACATGGTAGAAAGAAGTGAAAACAGTGGTAATATTGTTGACACAAAGGACCTTGATGAGCATTTAGTTGAGACAGCAATAGGAGAAATCATAACTCACCAGAAACAAGAGATTGGTTTAAGAATGAATCCAGAAAGTGAGCTAGCAGAACCAATTGAAAGTTCTATTCTTGAACCTAATCTTTCAGACTATATAACTAGCCATGCAGAGTTTTCAACCTCAGAAG GTTCAGAGATAAATCCTAGGAGCTCCCATGTGAATGAGTCAGATTCTTTACCAGCATCCTGCAACACTGTAAACACTGAAATTGAACACAAGAGTGTGGACAATCACTCCGCGCGATTTGTATTCAACAAAGTGGATGATCCCGATTCTGAATTCAATTATGTGAAATATGTTCTTGAGCTGTCAGGCTTCATTGGTCATGAGGACCTTGGGACATGGCACTCACAGGACCAGCCTTTAGATCCTGCATTATTCAAGGAACTGGAGGCTTGCTTTCAGCATGAACTTGATCACCAGCTTCTGTTTGATTTAGTTAATGAGACACTGCTTGAGGTTTATGAAAGATCATACACCTACTTCCCAAGAGCCTTGTCCTTGAGTGGATGCATCCGTCCAATGCCCAAAGGGCACCATCTTCTTGATGATGTATGGACTAGAGTTAGCTCATACCTGAGCTTGAGGCCGGAGATGGACCAGTCGTTGGATGATGTCGTGGCTAGAGATTTGGCAAAGGGTGATCGTTGGATGAACCAGCAATGGGACACTGAGTGTGTGGCACTTGAACTTGAGGATTTGATATTTGATGAACTATTAGATGAAGCAATTTGTATTTGA